The Aedes albopictus strain Foshan chromosome 2, AalbF5, whole genome shotgun sequence region TACCCCCGTTCCCGCAAATGACCCGATTAAACCGCCGAAAGCACGTGCTAATAAAAGCAAACGGAGAACTTCGGACCCCTCCACGGCCGCCTCCACGAGGTGCCCAAAATCACAGAAACTAGATCAAAACACCGCAAAAAAGAACCTCGCCTCCGCCACGCCTCCAAGTCCGACGGTGATGAAGAAGCGGCGCCTCGCGGCCAACGCCAGGGAACGGAAGCGGATGAATAGCCTAAATGTGGCGTTTGATAAATTGCGGGAAATTGTTCCGACTCTGGGGCCCGATCATAAGCTGTCCAAGTTCGAAACACTTCAGATGGCTCAGACATACATCAACGCGTTAAGTGATCTGCTGGAGCGGGGAGCGGACGAGAGTACCTACAGTTTGTTCGATACCGGTCCCGAAACGAGCAGCGATAGTAATAATAATCACGACCGGGACGGACAGTTCCACATCCAAAGGCTTTATGAAGTGGATTTCATGTGAGATATTAGTGCTAGGTGGATAATTAAAAGTGCACCAAATGTTTAGTAATAAGTATGCAAAACGTAGCCAAATCTAGTCTTAAGGTAAAAACAACAAATCTCAGTTCTGTGTGACCTTAAAG contains the following coding sequences:
- the LOC109419041 gene encoding basic helix-loop-helix transcription factor amos → MDHYSTTAAMVGLDCISGYGLTTTTTAMEGYLPNYSTDASLYRSFSSSGGDTSPSFTGHHDASVNYGSLSSFTEMIIDSESFVPVQMVATAEGTGHDYLDQRLLDTENHQPITPVPANDPIKPPKARANKSKRRTSDPSTAASTRCPKSQKLDQNTAKKNLASATPPSPTVMKKRRLAANARERKRMNSLNVAFDKLREIVPTLGPDHKLSKFETLQMAQTYINALSDLLERGADESTYSLFDTGPETSSDSNNNHDRDGQFHIQRLYEVDFM